In Methanobrevibacter sp., the DNA window CCTATTATGCAAACCGTTGATATGGCTGCTTTAAATGTTGATGTTGCATTAGGTGGAATGGAACAAAGAAAAATACAAATGCTCGCACGTGAAAATCTTGAAAAAATAGGTGAAAATGTTCCTGTATGTATACACACACCACTATTACATGGCCTTGATGGAGATGCAAAAATGTCTTCAAGTAAAGGCAACTTCATAGCAGTTGACGATTCTGTTAAAGACATCACTAAAAAAATAAATAAAAGTTACTGCCCTCAAGGAGAAATTGAAGGCAATCCAATGATTGAAATTGCGGAAACTTTTGTTTATCCAAACCAAGAAAAATTACTTATAAAAAGACCTGAAAAGTTCGGTGGAGATATTGAACTCACACATGAAGAATTATTAGAAGATTTTGCTAATGGTGACTTACACCCAATGGATTTAAAAACTGGAATTAAAGACTTCTTAATTGAATATTTAGCCCCAGTGAGAGAATATATGGAGGAATAAACATGGAAGACAGACAAGAATTTGAAATGGGATTGCCGAATGGTGTTGGAGAACAAATGGTTGCACATGCAATCGAACAATTCGACATAAAATTAGAACATACTGAATTTGGACCTAAATTTATTGGAACCTATGAGGAGCTTGAAAAAGTAAAAGAGTTTTTAAGAGATGCAATTGCTCAACGATTAAGTGAATTAGAAGGATAATTCATTTATTCTATACAATCTCTACATAAACCAACTTTAGATGCAATAGCTTTCTTAACATCTGAAGACACTTTGTTTATGCCATTATTGGCATTGATAATTTCATGATTAAATTCCTTTATGATATCAAGGTAATTGTCTCTAACTTTGGTTAAAAATTCTTTATTTTCAAATTCATCCTCACCGGAAAATCTTAAAGCTGAATTTTTAATGTCAACATCTAACAATAATACCAAATCTGGTTTTTTTACATATTTATTAAGAGATCCTATCCAATCCTGCGGTTCTTGATAGGCCAAACTTGAAATAAATGACCTGTCTGACAAAAATATTTTCTTATCGTCCTCAAGTTTATCCATGATAAGCATCCTATCAGCTGCAAATAGGAGACCCAATACTTTTTGCATCCTATCGGTAGCAGCATCCGGTCTTTTGAGAATTTTCCTTATTAGAACCCCTATTTCTGAATCGGTAGGTTCAACAAGAGTTTCCACTTCAAGACCATTATCTTCCAACCATTTTTTTATTATTTCAATTTGTGTTGATTTCCCCGCCCCGTCGATTCCTTCAAAAATTATATACATGATTTTATATTACATTTTAAATATTAAAAATTTTATTAAACTGTAAATACAATATAATTATAAAGGTGTAAACAATGGTTTTATCAGAATTATTAGCGCCGGCAGGCTCTTATGAAGTGTTTTTAACAGCAGTGAATGCTGGAGCCGATGCTGTCTATATTGCAGGCAATAGATATGGTGCAAGAGCATTTGCTCAAAATTTTACAATGGAAGAAATAGAAAAAGCAGTCAGATATGCTCATTTGAATAAAGTTAAAGTCCATGTCACTGTCAATACATTAGTTAACAATTTTGAAATAATTGATGTGATGGATTACTTGTTTAAGTTATATCAAATTGGAGTTGATGCAGTTATTGTCCAGGATTTTGGAGTGGCTTATTTACTTAAAATGTTGATACCTGATCTGGAAGTCCATGCATCAACCCAGATGGCTTTAAACAATTACAGCAGCATAAAATGGGCTGAGGAAAACAATATAAAAAGAGTTGTGCTTCCACGTGAAATTAATGTGGATTACATTAAGGACATTAATGAAAATCTTGCAAAAGACAATATAGATATGGAATTGGAAGTTTTTGGACATGGCGCACTTTGCTATTCCGTGTCTGGAAATTGTTATATCTCCTCATACAATAGCGGAAGAAGCGGAAATAGAGGGGCATGTGCACAGCCATGCAGAAGAGAGTATAAGCTTAAATATAGAGGATATAATGTGGGAAATGGATTTCTTTTATCAACACATGATTTGGCCACCTACAACAATATAAAAGCAATTTCAGACGCTGGAGTAACTTCTTTAAAACTTGAAGGAAGAATGAAGTCCCAGGACTATGTGGGAACCATAGTCGACAGCTATAGAAACATCATTGATGAAGTTGAAGGAGATTATGATAAAAACTTACACCTTGTATTTAATCGTAAATTTACAGACGGATACCTGATGGGAGACAAGCCTGGAGAAGTATTGGGAAGAACCGCATCTGGCCATGAAGGACTTTATATTGGGGACATTGTGGATATTGACGGCACTAAAGTAACCATCGAAGTCAAAAACAATGACAATTACATACCATTGGAGCTTGGAGATGGAATTGGATTTAAATACAATGGAAAAATCAAGGGAATATATCTGGAAGACATTATTTCCCAAGATAAAGACAAGATAGTTATCAATACCACAAGAAACGTTAAGGTCGGGACTGAAGTATTTATTAGTTACCGCAAATCAATTACGGAAGACTTGAAAAGATTTAAAAAAGAAAAAATCGCTTCTAAACATGGATTGAACCTAAAAATCACATGGAATGAGGATTTGACCGTGTTTGTTCAAGTTGGATTTTATATTGATGGCGAATTAATAAATTTCAGATATAATGCGCCAGGAATATTTGAAGAAGCGATAAATCAACCAATTACAGAAGATAAAATTGAAAAACAGTTATCTAAAACTGGAGGAACTCCATTTTACATTGAGAATATTCAAATCAACAATATGCCAAAAAACATTTTCACATCAATGGGAAACTTAAATAAGATACGTAGAGAAATTATTGAAAAGGCAGAGGAACTACTGTTGAATCATTATACGCCAACTAAAAAATCAGTAAAGGCTACAAGAAAAAGATTGCATAAGTTTGTAGAAGACTACCACAATTACGAAAATCAGAACATAAATAAAAATCCAAAATTATCCGTATTCGTTGATGATCTGGATGTCCTTAATTCAATTTCAGGCTTTGATTTTAAGAGAGTTTATTTTGACGGCAATTATCTATACAACAATCCTGAAGATTATTTTGAAAATATTGAAGAGTATCTTGAAAAGGCAGCACTTATGGCTCCTCAAAGTGAACTTGTTTGGGTATTAGCAACCTTCCTGAGTCAGGAAGATGCAATAAGATGTTCGGAAATTGTGAAAAATCTTGAAAATAAGGGAATAATAATATCAGTAATGGGAGATTTCCCTGCGATGAGTGATATTTTTAGCTGTCCAATTTATGGAAATCATAATCTGAACGTTTGGAACAGTTATTCTGTTAAAAGCCTGGCAGAATCCGGATTTTCAGGACTCATATTATCCTCCGAATTATCAGGCGATGAAATAAGGGAATTGATTAAGAAAAATGAATGCCCAGATATTGATTTGGAAATGATAGTTAATGGAAATTTAGAAGTCATTGTAAGCAAAGACGACTTTTCTAATTTGAATGATGGTAAAGACTTCATAATTTCAAATAACAACGATTATGCTATTTTAGAAGATAAAAAAAGAAAAAAATTCAAGTATAAAGTTTCATTTGACTACAATAACTATAGCCACATTGCAAATAAGGATTGTTTGTGCTTGATTGAAGAAATGAACGACATTAAAAGCCTCGGACTTGATAGTTTGATTGTGGATTGCAGATATTCCAACGAAAACTATGCAAAACAAATCCTATCATATTACAATGATGCATTGAAAGGCCGGGACAAAGAAGAGTTGGCCAAATATAAATACAACATAATGGATCTGTCACACTCCTACATTAACAAAGGAAATTATATCGAAGGCAGACTTCACGAAGATAAGGAAAGGGAAAATAAATATGAAATTGCCTGAGTTACTTGCACCAATCGGTTCTATGGATCATTTGAAAGTTGCGGTTAATGCTGGAGCCAGTTCAATATACCTGTCGGGAAAGGATTATGGGGCTAGAAAATATGCTGAAAATTTCACAATAGATGAAATTGAGGATGCAGTAAAATTTGCCCATCTTCATAACGTAAAGGTTTATGTTACTGTAAACACACTAATTAAAGAAGATGAAATAGAAAATGTTTTAAATTATTTGAACCAGCTATATGGAATTGGTGTAGATGCAGTACTTATTCAAGATTTAGGATTGGTTGATTTAATAAACAAATATATACCTGATTTAGAAATACATGGCTCAACACAAATGAATATTGAAAATCAACTGAAAATAGATTATCTTGAAAATAAAGGAATAAAAAGAATCGTGCTTCCACGTGAAATGAATAAAAACGAAATCAGAAATCTGAAAACAGACATGGAATTGGAAATATTTGCCCATGGAGCATTATGTTACTCATATTCCGGACAATGCCTATTTTCAAGCATGAAGGGTGGAAGAAGTGGAAACAGAGGTTCATGTGCACAGCCATGCAGACAAAAATACACCATTTCAGACACCGATGATGCAGATTATTATTTATCACTAAAAGACTTATCATTGTTTGACTATTTAGATGAAATAATCGAATTGGGAATCGATTGCATCAAAATAGAAGGGAGAATGAGAAACAAAGAATACCTGGCAATTGTAATAAGCGAATACAGGAAAGCGCTGAACAAGATAAAAAGCCGGAAGAAGCTTGAAAGTGAAAATATTGATCTTGTTTTCAACAGAGGGTTTACACCAGGACAATTCAAGAGACGTTCCTCAAGAAGCATGCATTCAGGACATGTTGGTTTGGAGTTGGGAACAGTTTACAATGTAAACAATGATAAAATAGCAATAATGCTGAAAGACAATATTAAAACCATTCCTGAAAAGGGAGACGGATTATTAATTTTAGATAAAACCAACAAATACGGATTTGAAATCTCACAAAACCCCATCGTAACCACACTCAACCATTTTAAAAAAAATAGAATCAAAGCTTTGAAAGACATCAACCGTAAAGATAGGATTTTAATAATAAAACAGGTGAGACACAATAAAAAAGCCAATTTTAATCTGGAAGGTTCCGTTGTCTATTTAAACAAGAGAAATAAACTATCCAAAAAGACAAAGGAAATTGAAAATGATTATGCGAGCTATATTAAAAGTCCATTAAATTTAACATTTTCTGTAAAGAACAATTATCCAGTTCTTAAAGGAACTTTAAAACTGAAAAATAGGAAGATTGCAGAAACAGTAACTGGAAAAACACCTTTTGAAACTCCATTGAAAAAAGCTGTTGACATTGAAACCGTAAAAAAACAACTGTCAAAATTAGACAATTACCCATTTAAAATCCAAAATATCAACATTAATTACAATGGAGATAAATTCATTCCAATAAGCGAACTTAACAAACTCAGAAGGGAACTGTTATCAAAACTAGAAAACAATATTGACAACCACTACAAAAATGAAATAGAACCTATCGATTACAATCCAGGAAAGCCGATAATAATTGAAAAGGAATGTTCACTTTCATATTATGCAAATGACCTGGAACATCTGGATAAGATAAAAAATGTCAGCAGGGTTTACTTGGAAATTCCTCCTGAAAAAAATTTAATATACAACTTTGAAAAAAAACAGCCGAATATCAACTACATGGTAAAATTCATTGAAGACGCCATGAATGTTGCTAAAGACAAAGATTACGAGCTAATATGGAAATGGCCAGATATTGCCCATGACAGTTTAATAAAGACTTTAAACAAGGTAAAGGGGATTTTAAATAAGAAAAACATTAGAATCCCAATAATGAGCCCTAATTTTAATTGCGAATATGGACCATATTCCCTAAATGTGACCAATAGCGAAACTGTCAATGGTTTGGATCACTACAAAATCGTCACTTTATCCCCAGAACTGGATAAGAAAGATTATAAGGACATCATTTCACATGTCAAAGACAACAGGAAAGCCGAAATACTGGTTCAGGGAAATTTGGAATTGATGAAGACCAGAAATAAACTACTGAAAAAATCAGAATCCAAAACCATCAATCCCAATAACATTAAAAACACTTATTTGATTGATAAGAAAGGAAATAAGTACCTGATAAAAGAGAATTTGTCAAATGAAGAATTGATAATATTCAATAACGAAGAAATCTCATTATTGGAAGAAATCCCTTATTTGAAATCAGTGAATTATATTAATTTTGCAATTGACGGTCGCTGGAAAGATTCAGAATACACAAAAATGATTGACATTTATAACTCAGCTATCAATGAAGACAAGATCAATAAAAAATCACTACAGGAATTATCCGCAAAAAATACTAAGGGAAACTATTAGAATATTAGTTTTCAATCGCTCTCTGACAATTTGATTATATAGATAAAACCAATTATAAATTAACAAAGGTGGGGTAGAACATGACTGGAGACATAAGGACTTTACGTAACATAAAAGGAATTGGCGATAAAATGTCTGACAAGATAATCCAAAATTTAGGTGGCTTAGAAAACCTTCAAAAAATCGTAGAAGAAGAAAGCGTGGAACAAATTGCAAAGATTGAAGGCATAAGCCCTAAAAAAGCAGCAGAAATCATAAAGGAAATGAAACACAAATCACCATCTGACTTTATAAAAAGTGAAAGGGCAATGGAGCTATATGAAGATATATTAAATAAAATATTGGCATATTCAAACACCGAATATTCCAGAAACAAGGTCTTGCTCCTTTCACCGACAAAGGATAAGAAAACCATAATGGAACAATTAGAATTTTCAATGAATGCGAAAGAAATGGTTAGCAAATTACCTATAATAAAGCTAAGGGGATTGATGAAAAATTTAAAAGAGATAGAAAAGCCCAAACCAGTTTATGATGCAAGTAAAGTAATACTTGTAGAAAGTGAAGAAGACAATTCCTACCTTACCGATTTGGGGCTCAACCAATATTATCCAATTATAACTGCAAATGAAATGTCCCTGATGAGCGAGGAACTGCTAAGCTATGATTTGATATTTTACATATATAGCGAAGGTTTTCTTGATTTTGAAGGAGTGCCTAACCTGGTAATGATCAGTATTAATGAGCAAGATTATGAAATGGTTCCTGAAAAAATTATAAACTTCTTCGAGACAAATGAAACCTTATTTAAAAAAGTATATGAAATTCAAAAGATCAGAAATAACGAAAGCGTACTTGGAGAGATATTCCCTATTTTGGAAGAAGTTAAGATTATTGACAAGAGAGAAGTGGATATTGAAAAAATTGTCAATTCACTTAAAAAAGATATGGATAGTGAACTAGAAGAAGCTATTAAAAATGTTGACCTTGAGGGAGATGAAATACTTAACCTATTAAATAACAATTTCCCTCCAAAAATTGATAAAATATTTGAAGATATTATAAATAAACGAAAAGCCATCATAAAAGAAGAAACTGGATTCGATTTTGACCCTTTCATTAAAAAATACCCAATAGAAATTGACGACAGTGAAATTGAAAGGATAAGTCTGGAACAATCCTCCAGAAAAGAAAACAACATATTTGACATTAAAAAAAGTGCGGCAATTCAACTAAATGCAATAAAAGAAAGAGCAATAAATGAAATAAACGAAACAATAAAATTTGATTATGAGTTCACATTAGGCAGTTTTGCATACGAATATGAATTGACAGCACCTATTTTCACCAATGACATAAACCTGGAAGGAGCACTGCACTTAGAACTATCCGATAAAAAAGGAGAGCCAGGTATCCAGAAGATCAACTACAAATTAACAGAAGAGGAAAATATTGCATTGTTAACTGGGGCAAACAGTGGAGGAAAAACAACCCTGCTAGAAACCCTTACACAAATATCAATAATGGCCCAAATGGGACTTCCAGTAAGTGCAGATTATGCGGAAATCAAAATATTAGACGAAATATACCATTTCTCTAAAAAAAGATCACTAGATGCAGGAGCATTTGAATCATTCCTAAATGTATTCATACCTATTGTTACAACAGACAGTGAAAAGTTAGTGCTTTTAGACGAACTAGAAGGAATAACCGAATTAGATGCTGCAGTGAAAATAATATCAACATTCATAGATATGATAAAAGAATCCAATTCATATGGAGTTATCGTAACCCACATGGCACGCGAATTGATGAATTACACTGACATACGTGTAGATGGAATAGAAGCTAAAGGACTGGATGAAAACAATAATCTGATAGTGGATAGAACTCCAAAAATGCATTTCCTTGCTAACAGTACTCCAGAATTGATTCTAAAAAGAATATATGAAAAATCAGACAATACATTGAAACAGGTTTATGCAAGAATTCTTGAAAAATTCTAACATGATTAAGAAAAGTATTAATATTACATATAACAATTTGTTTTTATGAATATAATTCCTAGTACTAAAAACGAATATCTTAAAAGGATAAACCAGATATATGCTGTTCTTAAAAAAAATGATTTTGGATATGTAATCGAAAAGAATACATTTCTAAAAAAATTTCCCTTTATGAGAAACAGGAAAGCGGAAAAAGCAGCAGAATTCGCAGATGAAACACTTCCAGTTAGGGTAAGAAAAGTACTAGAAGAATTAGGACCTGCATACATCAAACTAGGGCAAATGCTAAGTACACGTCCAGACTTAGTTGGATGGGAAATGGCAAATGAATTGGAGAAATTAAGAGATGACACTCCAGCAACACCATTTTCTGAAATCAAACCAGTAATCGAAGAACAACTAGGAAAACCAATAAATGAAGTGTACACTGATTTTGATGAAACTCCAATAGGATCCGCTTCAATCGGACAGGTTTATAAAGCAATT includes these proteins:
- a CDS encoding tyrosine--tRNA ligase, with product MNIDEKIQKIEEGTLEVVNSEELKDVLAKEQPIAYTGYEPSGKIHLGHAVTVQKLKTLQELGFKIKILLADYHAFLNGKGSLEEIREIAEYNMKCFKALGLDDTTDFILGSSYQLDSDYADKVYQLATMTTLKRARRSMDQVSRHDENPKVASVIYPIMQTVDMAALNVDVALGGMEQRKIQMLARENLEKIGENVPVCIHTPLLHGLDGDAKMSSSKGNFIAVDDSVKDITKKINKSYCPQGEIEGNPMIEIAETFVYPNQEKLLIKRPEKFGGDIELTHEELLEDFANGDLHPMDLKTGIKDFLIEYLAPVREYMEE
- the tmk gene encoding dTMP kinase, with the translated sequence MYIIFEGIDGAGKSTQIEIIKKWLEDNGLEVETLVEPTDSEIGVLIRKILKRPDAATDRMQKVLGLLFAADRMLIMDKLEDDKKIFLSDRSFISSLAYQEPQDWIGSLNKYVKKPDLVLLLDVDIKNSALRFSGEDEFENKEFLTKVRDNYLDIIKEFNHEIINANNGINKVSSDVKKAIASKVGLCRDCIE
- a CDS encoding U32 family peptidase, with the translated sequence MVLSELLAPAGSYEVFLTAVNAGADAVYIAGNRYGARAFAQNFTMEEIEKAVRYAHLNKVKVHVTVNTLVNNFEIIDVMDYLFKLYQIGVDAVIVQDFGVAYLLKMLIPDLEVHASTQMALNNYSSIKWAEENNIKRVVLPREINVDYIKDINENLAKDNIDMELEVFGHGALCYSVSGNCYISSYNSGRSGNRGACAQPCRREYKLKYRGYNVGNGFLLSTHDLATYNNIKAISDAGVTSLKLEGRMKSQDYVGTIVDSYRNIIDEVEGDYDKNLHLVFNRKFTDGYLMGDKPGEVLGRTASGHEGLYIGDIVDIDGTKVTIEVKNNDNYIPLELGDGIGFKYNGKIKGIYLEDIISQDKDKIVINTTRNVKVGTEVFISYRKSITEDLKRFKKEKIASKHGLNLKITWNEDLTVFVQVGFYIDGELINFRYNAPGIFEEAINQPITEDKIEKQLSKTGGTPFYIENIQINNMPKNIFTSMGNLNKIRREIIEKAEELLLNHYTPTKKSVKATRKRLHKFVEDYHNYENQNINKNPKLSVFVDDLDVLNSISGFDFKRVYFDGNYLYNNPEDYFENIEEYLEKAALMAPQSELVWVLATFLSQEDAIRCSEIVKNLENKGIIISVMGDFPAMSDIFSCPIYGNHNLNVWNSYSVKSLAESGFSGLILSSELSGDEIRELIKKNECPDIDLEMIVNGNLEVIVSKDDFSNLNDGKDFIISNNNDYAILEDKKRKKFKYKVSFDYNNYSHIANKDCLCLIEEMNDIKSLGLDSLIVDCRYSNENYAKQILSYYNDALKGRDKEELAKYKYNIMDLSHSYINKGNYIEGRLHEDKERENKYEIA
- a CDS encoding U32 family peptidase, with product MKLPELLAPIGSMDHLKVAVNAGASSIYLSGKDYGARKYAENFTIDEIEDAVKFAHLHNVKVYVTVNTLIKEDEIENVLNYLNQLYGIGVDAVLIQDLGLVDLINKYIPDLEIHGSTQMNIENQLKIDYLENKGIKRIVLPREMNKNEIRNLKTDMELEIFAHGALCYSYSGQCLFSSMKGGRSGNRGSCAQPCRQKYTISDTDDADYYLSLKDLSLFDYLDEIIELGIDCIKIEGRMRNKEYLAIVISEYRKALNKIKSRKKLESENIDLVFNRGFTPGQFKRRSSRSMHSGHVGLELGTVYNVNNDKIAIMLKDNIKTIPEKGDGLLILDKTNKYGFEISQNPIVTTLNHFKKNRIKALKDINRKDRILIIKQVRHNKKANFNLEGSVVYLNKRNKLSKKTKEIENDYASYIKSPLNLTFSVKNNYPVLKGTLKLKNRKIAETVTGKTPFETPLKKAVDIETVKKQLSKLDNYPFKIQNININYNGDKFIPISELNKLRRELLSKLENNIDNHYKNEIEPIDYNPGKPIIIEKECSLSYYANDLEHLDKIKNVSRVYLEIPPEKNLIYNFEKKQPNINYMVKFIEDAMNVAKDKDYELIWKWPDIAHDSLIKTLNKVKGILNKKNIRIPIMSPNFNCEYGPYSLNVTNSETVNGLDHYKIVTLSPELDKKDYKDIISHVKDNRKAEILVQGNLELMKTRNKLLKKSESKTINPNNIKNTYLIDKKGNKYLIKENLSNEELIIFNNEEISLLEEIPYLKSVNYINFAIDGRWKDSEYTKMIDIYNSAINEDKINKKSLQELSAKNTKGNY
- a CDS encoding helix-hairpin-helix domain-containing protein; this encodes MTGDIRTLRNIKGIGDKMSDKIIQNLGGLENLQKIVEEESVEQIAKIEGISPKKAAEIIKEMKHKSPSDFIKSERAMELYEDILNKILAYSNTEYSRNKVLLLSPTKDKKTIMEQLEFSMNAKEMVSKLPIIKLRGLMKNLKEIEKPKPVYDASKVILVESEEDNSYLTDLGLNQYYPIITANEMSLMSEELLSYDLIFYIYSEGFLDFEGVPNLVMISINEQDYEMVPEKIINFFETNETLFKKVYEIQKIRNNESVLGEIFPILEEVKIIDKREVDIEKIVNSLKKDMDSELEEAIKNVDLEGDEILNLLNNNFPPKIDKIFEDIINKRKAIIKEETGFDFDPFIKKYPIEIDDSEIERISLEQSSRKENNIFDIKKSAAIQLNAIKERAINEINETIKFDYEFTLGSFAYEYELTAPIFTNDINLEGALHLELSDKKGEPGIQKINYKLTEEENIALLTGANSGGKTTLLETLTQISIMAQMGLPVSADYAEIKILDEIYHFSKKRSLDAGAFESFLNVFIPIVTTDSEKLVLLDELEGITELDAAVKIISTFIDMIKESNSYGVIVTHMARELMNYTDIRVDGIEAKGLDENNNLIVDRTPKMHFLANSTPELILKRIYEKSDNTLKQVYARILEKF